In Acidobacteriota bacterium, one genomic interval encodes:
- a CDS encoding 3-deoxy-8-phosphooctulonate synthase yields the protein MTEVPPVPPVEIAAGIRCGGDGPLLVIAGTCVIESRESALAHAEAIAGVARRTGLPFVFKASYDKANRTSLDSFRGPGLERGLEILAEVRERTGLPVTADVHEPAQCAAAGKVLDLVQVPAFLCRQTDLLGAAAATGRPVNVKKGQFLAPWDCGPLVDKLRRQGASGVLLTERGTTFGYNNLVVDMRGIQVMRGLGVPVVFDATHSVQRPGGLGSASGGDPAFIPALARAAVAAGADGVFFEVHEDPGRALSDGPNALPLDSLEPLVVRLARLHRAVREPGRNGP from the coding sequence ATGACCGAGGTCCCCCCCGTTCCGCCCGTGGAGATCGCCGCCGGCATCCGGTGCGGGGGCGACGGACCGCTGCTCGTCATCGCGGGCACGTGCGTCATCGAGAGCCGCGAATCGGCGCTCGCGCACGCCGAGGCGATCGCCGGCGTGGCGCGGCGGACCGGCCTGCCGTTCGTCTTCAAGGCCTCCTACGACAAGGCCAACCGGACCTCGCTCGACTCCTTCCGCGGCCCGGGGCTCGAGCGCGGACTGGAGATCCTGGCGGAGGTTCGCGAGCGGACCGGGCTGCCGGTGACCGCCGACGTCCACGAGCCCGCGCAGTGCGCCGCCGCAGGGAAGGTTCTCGACCTCGTGCAGGTGCCGGCGTTCCTGTGCCGGCAGACGGACCTCCTCGGAGCGGCCGCGGCCACGGGCCGGCCGGTGAACGTGAAGAAGGGGCAGTTCCTCGCCCCGTGGGATTGCGGGCCCTTGGTGGACAAGCTGCGCCGGCAGGGGGCGAGCGGCGTGCTGCTCACCGAGCGCGGCACGACGTTCGGGTACAACAACCTGGTGGTGGACATGCGCGGCATCCAGGTGATGCGCGGGCTGGGAGTGCCCGTCGTCTTCGACGCGACGCACTCCGTCCAGCGGCCCGGAGGTCTCGGCTCCGCCTCCGGGGGCGATCCCGCCTTCATCCCCGCGCTGGCGCGCGCCGCGGTCGCGGCGGGCGCCGACGGCGTCTTCTTCGAGGTTCACGAAGATCCGGGGCGCGCCCTGTCGGACGGACCGAACGCGCTGCCGCTGGACAGCCTGGAACCGCTGGTGGTTCGGCTCGCGCGGTTGCACCGGGCCGTTCGCGAGCCGGGGAGGAACGGCCCGTGA
- a CDS encoding KpsF/GutQ family sugar-phosphate isomerase yields the protein MAARIGEPFERAVRMILDAPGRVVLTGMGKSGLVARKIAATLASTGTPALFLHPAEAIHGDLGMIVRGDVVVALSQSGETEEILRLLATIRRLEARVIALTGRPDSTLGREADIVLDTSVEEEGCPLGLAPMASTTCALALGDALAAALMVRKGISEEDFARLHPGGRLGKKLARVRQVMHEGDRVPVVRPDTPMREVVIEMSRKRLGCTTVVDEEGRLAGIITDGDLRRLLERSPDPLNLTAGEVMTPQPVTIGPDELASAALATMERRKIMMLPVVGEDGRLLGLVQIHDLWGTQLF from the coding sequence ATGGCTGCCCGCATCGGAGAGCCGTTCGAGCGCGCCGTGCGGATGATCCTCGACGCGCCCGGGCGAGTCGTGCTCACCGGAATGGGCAAGAGCGGTCTCGTGGCCCGGAAGATCGCCGCCACGCTGGCCTCCACCGGAACCCCGGCCCTGTTCCTCCATCCCGCCGAAGCGATCCACGGCGACCTCGGCATGATCGTTCGGGGCGACGTGGTGGTGGCGCTGAGCCAGAGCGGGGAGACGGAGGAGATCCTCAGGCTGCTCGCCACGATTCGCCGGCTGGAGGCCCGCGTCATCGCCCTGACCGGCAGGCCGGACTCGACCCTGGGGCGGGAGGCGGACATCGTTCTCGACACGTCGGTGGAGGAGGAGGGTTGCCCGCTCGGCCTCGCGCCGATGGCGAGCACGACCTGCGCGCTCGCGCTCGGCGATGCGCTCGCCGCCGCGCTGATGGTCCGGAAGGGAATCAGCGAGGAGGACTTCGCGCGGCTGCACCCCGGCGGGCGGCTCGGGAAGAAGCTGGCCCGGGTGCGGCAGGTGATGCACGAGGGCGACCGGGTCCCGGTGGTGCGGCCCGACACGCCGATGCGCGAGGTGGTGATCGAGATGAGCCGGAAGCGGCTCGGGTGCACCACCGTCGTCGACGAGGAGGGACGCTTGGCGGGGATCATCACCGACGGAGACCTGCGCCGCCTGCTCGAGCGCTCCCCCGATCCCCTCAATCTCACCGCCGGCGAGGTGATGACGCCGCAGCCCGTGACGATCGGGCCCGACGAGCTGGCCTCGGCGGCGCTCGCGACGATGGAGCGCCGGAAGATCATGATGCTGCCGGTGGTCGGCGAAGACGGCCGGCTGCTCGGCCTGGTGCAGATCCACGATCTGTGGGGCACGCAGCTCTTCTGA
- a CDS encoding DUF1049 domain-containing protein — protein MRIAIFVLLAAFVVAVLWVALANASQEVDLRVGPGLSGRTSLAQVIVGSVLAGALFTGLLAVIEGLSLRVERHRLRRRLRRLEEEIHDLRNLTLSGEDRPAARLDRDAAPGSARLADDT, from the coding sequence ATGAGGATCGCCATCTTCGTCTTGCTGGCGGCGTTCGTGGTCGCGGTGTTGTGGGTCGCTCTCGCGAACGCTTCGCAGGAGGTCGACCTGAGGGTCGGCCCCGGGCTGTCCGGGCGGACCTCCCTGGCCCAGGTCATCGTCGGATCGGTCCTGGCCGGTGCCCTCTTCACCGGGCTGCTGGCGGTGATCGAGGGCCTGTCGCTGCGGGTCGAGCGGCACCGGCTCCGGCGCCGCCTCAGGCGCCTGGAGGAGGAGATCCACGACTTGAGGAACCTCACCCTGAGCGGGGAGGATCGGCCCGCGGCCCGGCTCGACCGCGACGCCGCACCCGGGTCGGCGCGGCTGGCGGACGACACGTGA